A stretch of DNA from Acropora palmata chromosome 12, jaAcrPala1.3, whole genome shotgun sequence:
AGACGTTCTCGTCCTATCAACAGGGAGCtaaagcaaggacgacggcaatggcaacgacgacgccagaaaacaatgatctgattggttgaatcaggaaaaataatcgtgctgcacgtgcggcacgcactttaattcaattctttgacgtgGTCTGTCAAATAACAACGTgatatttccaaatttaaggttttaacgacaacgtgaacatacaacaacaaatctttcattctctatatttacttcaacggcgcttctaccagtccgtTTTCCGAGTGCTCTGTCAAAAATAagggatgcgaggaagaagcaataataaaaaatagtcaccatttcccaaatgtttattttcaagaaatgtttttgttgcccttgccgtcgttgctgcttaaccccttaactgccgaatgagcgctcagggcacttatagattttactctgtctaacgccagacgattttactcgtcaatggggaaccccttggacgggaaagggttaagcgtGGCTCGACTACAGCACGACGGCAACACGACTTGGTCTCAGACGTCGAAATTAAATTCAGTCGAATATTAATACACTGCGCTGTAGTAGGATGTGTACTATTCGattaaattagtttttttaTACAAAATTTATTGTGTTACTTTCTGTCGTGATTGGCAGCTAGGAGTCCATCTTCCTCCATTTGAGACAAAGTACAATTCCTGTTGTAGATCTTCCAGGTTTACCGTGCTGTTGTTAATGGCCAAGAGACCAactgaaaaggaagcaaaattGTAGCTTTAGTTAAGCTCAATGATTGAATGTATTGAGTCTTTCGTTGCAATAAAATTTCGATCATTTTTTACTGCTTGAAAATTCGTGTGCTTGGGTATTTCGGACCATAAAGAAAATCTAGATGCCTAACCATTCAAAAATTCCAGAATTAGGGATAAACTTTTAGCAGGTTCAGTGGAGAATTTTACCAGTTCGCTGTGTATAAAGAACACCACCATACATGCAGTCAAGATCCACATAATGCATGCGCAAAGCTAATGAACCAgcttccagttttttttcctgcaaaatagggagctcaagcaaacacgacgtcgacagaaaaaagaacttcatctgaaaatgtaacttcgcgtttctggaatcatttttcaattattcaaagtcattatgcttgaaaaatgtgttctaactatcccggaattaaattggaaccagcgcttgggacataagaagacaaaattgaacatttgtcatcatatgctcacgtcgtccacacaactgcaaaacaggtcatttcacgtcgtagaaagaacgagaacgtcttcaaaatgtcaaaagatgaaaaatgcacgtgcaaagcgtgcaaaaatactgtttttcattttcaaatatgcaaatttgtggggtttttgttgccgtcgtcgtcgtcatggGTCGCTTAAGCTCCCTGGTGTCGACGACGGAAACTGTGATAAAAACGCAACAAATTAAGACTTTGATTGGTCGGGTGAGGAacaataagcgtgctgcacgtgcggcaagCACTTTAGGACAATTTCGTGCAGTCCTCgtaaacaacaacgtgaaattacctcattttcagttttgttgacGACTTGTGCATACAGCCGTAATTCAAGTtgaattctctgtatttaagtTAACGACACGCACACCAGTCCATTTGTAGCGTTCTTCAGCAACAAAATAggataatcacaaaatagtcacaattgcgcaaatgcttattttcaagtgacgttttctttgctgtttccgtcatcattgctaaagctccttTATTTTTGATGGATGGAACAGAAAAGTTAAGAGTAAAGGCCTTGAGGAAAACATCTCTCTTAGTgaaaaaattgcttcaaaTAACGTAGCTGAGAATTCTTGATGAGCCACTGAAATCAtccaaaatttaaaaactagTTTACAACAACTTTAGTTCTATTTGACCCACTCACCTTCTCTCAAATGACTCGTAGGACATCTTTCATCGATCGAGAAATTAACAAAATTGTCCATTTTCTTCATAAGAGCAGACAACAAGGCACCATTTGGATTCACGCGCGCTGGAGGTTTTGTTTGACTGATTTCGAAAAAGTTGCTAGCTTTCTTCACTTCGACCCCTAGTCGCTTAAGAAACGACCAAATTTCTTCGGAAAACTCTCCTTTTTTTGTGCGAATTAAATCTTTCAAATTTTGCGATTGCTCCTGCTTCGAGGGAAAGCTCGAATCTTTTGAGACAATGCGGCTAATGTCTCGTTCATTTGTACTCAAAGAAACTTTGTAAGCGTTGCCTTCGTGAAGCGGAGCACTATATTGTGACTGGGTTCGGTCTTCGAAGTAGATTCGAACAACGAGAAGTTTCCTGAAGATTAAGCTGTAAAGAATAACGTATATCAAGATTCCAGACAGAAGAATATAGGAAAGAGCTTTGATCGACGGCATATTGAACTCATATCGTGTTCAGCTCTTGTTTCACGTTTCAGTTGGACAATGATATCCAGATTGCCAAAGCAACGCCTTGTCATCGCAAAGTATGAATCATTGTTTTGGTGTTTGTAATTGTTGCCAATGAATCGGGGATTCAACCAAATGACAAACTTATGGCCTTTCGAGAACGGATCGAATCTCGTGGAGATAAGTTTTGGAAAATGCTTGGACTAAAACACTGAGAGGTGGTAATTTGCAGTTGCAACTTAATACTGCCTGTCAATTGTCTTGTCTCGATCCGGCCGAATATTGTCACCTTGAAGTTCCCCCCAGTCTCTCTGGGCGCGTCAAAGTGCGAGATTTTGTTATGTTAATTAGTTATAATTTCAGTATGGATGAAAACTTTTTAGCCTCGATCATCTACAATCTTTACTATTTTTCCCGTAAGAATCTACTGAAATATCAATTTTCCTTTGTGTGCTTTTTTGGAAGGACAGAATTGTTCTTCATTAGTGAAGCCCCGTTCAAACGGTAAGATAGTTGATGATTGATGCGAGCGAAGCGAGCAGCGACACTATCTTCGACGATTCTCGGACAACACGCTCGCTAGCCGACGGTAAGAGCCCTGTGCCAGCCGATATTATTAGAAGCCAAACGAAAGTAGTATTGTGGGCTGGCCTGCTGTTTAGCGGTGGATGATTTCCCATCAGCCATCACGGCACACTCCAAAAT
This window harbors:
- the LOC141861173 gene encoding beta-1,4-galactosyltransferase 1-like isoform X2, which produces MPSIKALSYILLSGILIYVILYSLIFRKLLVVRIYFEDRTQSQYSAPLHEGNAYKVSLSTNERDISRIVSKDSSFPSKQEQSQNLKDLIRTKKGEFSEEIWSFLKRLGVEVKKASNFFEISQTKPPARVNPNGALLSALMKKMDNFVNFSIDERCPTSHLREVGLLAINNSTVNLEDLQQELYFVSNGGRWTPSCQSRQKVAIIVPFRDRQDHLYIFLRHMHPFLRWQLLDYRIFIIEQADDKPFNRGMLMNVGFTEARKMDNFSCIIFHDVDLLPEDVRNDYSCPSSPRHMSTAVDIMAYKLAYKTLFGGVEGFRVEHYHEVNGFPNRFWGWGGEDDDLYARFEELKKSEALIEQDGLNTLTYKVVDYREMPLYTFLSVSLRQS